The following nucleotide sequence is from Triticum dicoccoides isolate Atlit2015 ecotype Zavitan chromosome 7B, WEW_v2.0, whole genome shotgun sequence.
GGCGTGCGGTGCAGCGGCGGCCTGCTGGGCGAAGGAGATGACGGCGGCGTGGGGCTGGACCtggacggcggcggaggagggaggcacGGGCAGCTCTAGGGTTTGGAGGGAGCGGGAGAGGCGAGACGGGAGGAAGAGGACAGAGTGCGGCGCGAGTGGGGGAGGAGCCACGACCCCATGCTCACCCTGTCGAACTGGATATTTTCCAGCCATGTGAAATGACGGAAATACCCTCGGTGGGGCATTGAATTTACAGGCGGTGGCACGGCCATTTCGACATTGTTTCGATCTACAGTGCCAGTTTTTAATCCAACGGCCAGCGTCTCTCCATCTCTAGACCGGACGGCCCAAAACGTATCAAGCACCAGATCCGACGGCCAGGAGCTCCAAATCGCTGAGGAGGCTGGGTTCCTCCCGTCGTAATTCTTTCACCGATTCTCTATCCCTGGGTGGGAAACATGCATGCACAACCAACCGGCTAATCTCATTAAGCACCGGCCATTAGCATGTAATTAATCACAAGCAAAACACCCATCACAGTCATTATCCACGACAACGCGATGTTTTATATGCAACCCAATCATTTGTGTCTTTGTGAATATATGTGCACTCTCACAttttttttgacatattctgtacaATACACATATACGTACATACGTACATATCATTTTGAAGGGAGAGAAAAGGCTATTTAAACCCATATTTCTAACATATTTATGTCTAGTAATCATCACCCAAAGACAAACTTAATATTAGAATCATTCTGATAAATTATACGGGCCATACTGAATATTCAAAATATTCTTACAGAAGGCACATAACATTTTACCTGAATTGGGTATATATTGATATGGTAAAGGCGTCACACGAACATTCTTCACCTTTAAGCCGCTACCGGCAACATTAAAAAAAGAAGTCACACCCAAACATTAGATTATAAATGAAGAAAAACACACTATTAGATTAAAACTGTGGTACTTGTGTTAGTTTTACCATCAAGAATAAAAtgcagaaaaaataaaaataaagaaaaataaaaaataaactttAGTAAGAAAGAATGAAATAGGGGCATTGGTATAacccttaaagaagaaagaaaataaaaatatgaaaacaaatcaTGACAAACTTGCACATAATTTACACAAAAATTGCACTTTTTATATAGTGGGCAAGAATAAGAATATAATAGTGAAAGTTTAGCCAAAACTAAGACGTTAAGAAGGAATGAATTAATGACATTGGTATTACCTTTAAAGAAGAAAggaaaattaaattaaattaaaataaaagaaaataatgaagatttaTAAGGAAGATTGAATTAGTGACATTGATATTGGCCTTTAAGAAGAaacaaaatgaaaaaggaaaacctTAAAAAGCCTACATATTGCACTACAAATGCACATTTTATAATACAAAAAGAACAAGCATATAATAGTGCAATTTCGGCAGTCTAGCATAATTTAGACAAATATTGTATACAAATTACATGTATACATTTTCGAATAAAGAATGAATTAATCATTGGAATTACCCTTCGAAAGAAAGAAATTATGAAACACTAAAAATAATGAtaaaatttgcacacaatttacacaaAAATTGAGAATTTTTAAAAAATGCAAGTATAAACATATAATAGTAGActgtttgcaaaataatttttctaaCAAGCAATGAATTAGTGGCAATGTtattacccttaaagaagaaaTCAGATGAATTAAAAAAATCAATATAATGAAGTACTATAAGGAAGAACAAATTTGTGGCATTAATTTTACCCTAACAAAgaacaaaaatgaaataaaaactaaaacaaattgaaaatactaaagttttcTAGAAAAATATTGAATTAGTGCATTCATATTACCCTTTGAAAAAACAAGAAATGAAACCAAATAATGACAAAACATGCACATAATTTACACAGAAAATCGTGTttcttataatatgcaagaataagcatgtACTAGTGAAACTTTCACCAAAAAGAAGTTTCCTCAGAATTAATTCATTAATGGCATTGGTACTACTATCAAAAAAAGAGAATATACAAAATTAAATCAAATAACGACAAAATTTGCATATAATTTACACAGAACACGCGcctttataatatgcaagaataagcacatAATAGTGAAAGTTTCACAAAAACAGTAGATTTCTAAGAGGGATTAATTAGTTCATTGATATTACCCTTAAATAAGAAGGAAAATGAAATAAAAACAATATCAAAATCAAAATATTATTCTTTTTTATCAGAAATGATGAATTAGTAACATCTGTATTACTTTTAAAAGAAGAGAGAAAATGAAACAAAAACTAAAACACATTAAAAAATCAAAatattaaagttttataaagaagAATGAATAACTGGCATTGGCATTATCCTTCAGAAAGAAAGGAAATGAAATAAAACTAAATCAAAATCAGAATAATAATGTTTACTAAGGAATAATGAAtttgtggcattggtattaccctcaAAAGAAAAATATGAAATAAAAATTAAACAAAATCTAAATCTAAATAATGAAGTTTATAAGGAAAAATGAATTAGTGCCACAAATATTACCCTTacggaagaaagaaaataaaaaacaaactaaaacaaaatcaaaataatgaaaaATGTTCACAACCTTGCACAAAATTTGCACCTTTTGTAATATGGAAAGAATAAGCTTATAATAGTGCAATTTTCACGCTCCAATATAGTTTATACACACACAAAGAAAGAAaactgaaaaagaaaaaacaaTAATGAAGACACAAGAAAAGAGACAGAAAACACATTCAGATTCGTacatttagagcaactccaatggggcgacccatttcgtccgccgccatccgtttgggtcggcgcagacAGAAAAGGCGGCccgacgcgccgacccaaacgaacgcGTGTCCGCTTGGCGTCCGCATGGCGACCCATTTCCGgtccatttttgagccggatttgcgttgacgcggacacgagacggacgcACGTGCGCAAGCCTACTCCTCTCCCCGGGCCCGCCGGTCGATGGCAGCCGCCACCATTTTCATCCATTTTCCCCAAAAATACTCCCACTCGCGCGCGCTCCCACGACAAACTAGCCATGGACGACGCCATCGACCTTGACACCGCTggcgcctcgcctccctcgcctcttCCGGGCTGCCGCCCCCGCCATCGCCgggaaaggcaagcctcgtgccccgcgcaagacggccaccgcgaccaagccaaagAAGGAGCTGACGTCCGAACAGCGAGCACGCGAGTCGGCCAAGACGAAGGGCCAAAGGCACGCCGCAGACGCGAGGGATGAGGCCGCCGCGCAGGCCGCCGTCGTTGCTGCCACACAGCAGGAGATCACCAACGCCCGCGTCGCGGCGGCAAGgagggaggcgctctacatgctagggttaaaccctagccagcacggcCTCGTCCAAGCCGCCGgcgccgcggccagcaccggctcgtcGGTGTTTCCTCGGATGGTGCTGCCAGACTCGCCTCGCGCGTCGGCTTACAACCCGATCCCCGACTTCCACGTCTACTCGTAGGGCTCCCACCTCTCTGGGGAGTGCTCGCCCGACGTGACCATGGTCGCACCTTCCACGCCCGCGCacgcgcccatcgacctcaacaCCACCCCGGTGGCCGGTGGCTCGTCATCCGGTGGCGCGAGGAAACGCGcgcggcagacgccggccggcgtGCTCCCGGACGCCCGCAACCTGTTCGAGGAAATGCCGTCCGCCgtcgacgaggactacatgcagaacctcatcttcgagggtggtgcgccggccgctggctacgatcccgttgagacacaaagccaggacgaCCGCGGGGCGTTCACGAcggccgctggctatgatcccgaCCAGGCagccttcatgcgtgatcaggtcggcatCGACCTGGACGGCTTCCCCCTCGACCATGAGTTCCCGGACGACTACGggctagaggaagaggacgagtgcgacatcaaagtggagcctttgttcaaggacgagctcgccaaccaagccgccggtcctaagccgaagcgcaagagcaagcgcacgaaggcgtacacggcggccgaggacaagcttctttgcgagtgttggcgatacattggacaagaccccaagacgggcgccgagcaaaagcattcaaccttttggattcgtgtccaccgagagtttcatgagcgcaagaagtttccgcCTTACCAATTTGTGAGCATGCGTGGGGGGGTCTCCATTTCCAAGCggtggagggtgatccaacaagagagcaacaagttttgcgccactcttgagagcgtcaaggcccgccccgtgagcggcatcgacatgcaagacatggtatgctagcaagcCGCCCTCTTTTGTGTCATTAAGTTCATCCTTTGCGTGTTCATTGGATATCACTTGCCCATATGTTTGCATGGAAATATTCTataggcatttcaagctttggaggcattcaaggttcaacacaatggcaagtgcttcaacctctcccattgctatcgggtcatcaaggacgatgagaagttcaaggtgaaatatGCCGCAGTCAAGTCGCATGGGGGGAAGAAAGCCGTGGAGGGTGTTGGGGAGGACGAGCCTGCACGaccgcgggggaagaccaactctaagaaggaggacaagcgagatACGGCCACCAACGCTTTGATCACAAGCGTGGACGGCACGATAAATAAGAAGGACTCAAGGAGGAGGAGCGCCGGCGTTTCAAGGCGGAGCAAATGGAcgctttcatggagatccaaaggaggaggcttgagctGGACcccgagaagcaagccaagatgttcgagttagaggcggagaagcaagccaagatgctagagatcgaggtcgccaacaccaagaccaaggcgaaagaagtggctcccgcgagcatgatgaccggggtgaagatcatgaaggtggatctcaacaccgtgtcgccaaaGAAGAGGctgtggttcgagaagatgcaggccgacatgctcaagttcgacgacgagtgatctatggTGGCGAGCGCcatcttttttgtatgccggcaggtgtgtcagcatgaccacgggagccgcgatggcgtggtcgaactcaagtcccaccctttttggtgtgctggcatgtgtgccggccggctCGCGAGTGCGCCAACATGAACTGTGGTGATATTTTCTGAAGCCGGCATTGTATGACGGCGCTGAcatggtgccggcatgagacatggccgctggcatgatcgcCCGCGGGCCTTTTTTTAAAGTTGAATACAGACATGAAATGAGTCGGCGCGTTGGGTGCACTACCGACCCAAATCAAAACAGGGCGGacgccgggcgggcggccgacccaaacggacataaAGCGGACAAATGCGCCATCcgattgggtcggcccgttggagttgctcttacacaGTAGAAAGTTCATAAAAGCATATCCAAATTCAAATCAAAACGAGCTTGTTGAATTGATCTAAGTTATTCTCAATTAACACGGATCATTAGTTCTATCGGCGAGCTTGTTGAATTGATCATTAGTTCTATCGGCGAGCGCGTCACCGGTCCTGCCCGCCCGCACTAGCTAGGTGcaagctgcatgcatgcatgccgtagaGTAGGTGTGTATAGCTTGGATAAAACAAATCGACTGACCCCATTTCGTTTTTTCAGTCCACTGATGTACAGCTAAAGGGTTCCTAGCTAGCTAGGGCAGGTGAAGTGTACCCCATCCAACAGCGGCGGGTCAAGTATCGCTACCGCAAGCGATGACATCACCGTAATTAGACTATGCAGGTAGGCGCCGTGCCAGTCCTATACTCCTACCTAGAACACGAGATGGCCGCCCCGCGCCATGCCAACCCAAGCGTCACTCTAACTCCATTATAAACTCCGGCGCGTGCGTGTTtcgaccagcagcagcagcagccacctGTGGTAGGCGGTAGCTAGGTCGAAGACAAGATAGTCTCCGGTGCTCATCCATCATCTTCCATGGCGCCGCTGCACTTCCTGGTCGTCCCGTTCCCGGGCCAGGGCCACATCAACCCGGCGCGCGCTCTGGCGGAGCGCCTCGCGCGGGCCACGCCGGGCGCGCGGGTCACGCTCTCAGCCGCCGTGTCGGCGCACAGGCGCATGTTCCCCTCGCTGGCGTCCCCCGACGACGAGGTCCACGACGGCTCCATCTCCTACATCCCGTACTCGGACGGCTACGACCACGGCTTCAGCCTCTTCGCCGGCGACGGGGACGAAGCAGAGAGGTACACGGAGGTGTTCGGCCGCGTCGGCCGCGAGACCTTCGCGGCGGTGATGGACCGCCTCGCGGCGCGGGGCCAACCCGTCACGTGCGTCGTGTACGCCATGCTCATGTGGTGGGCCGCCTCGGTCGCCCGTGAGCGCGGCGTGCCCCGGGCGCTCTACTGGATCCAGCCGGCCACCATGCTGGCTGTCTACTACCACTACTTCCATGGGTACGAGAGGCTCGTGACGGAGCATGCTGCCGACCCAGGGTTCACGGTGTCCATGCCGGGCCTCCCGCCGATGGCGATCCGTGACCTCCCGAGCTTCTTCACCAACCTTACGGACGGAAGGTTAGTTGCGACGTTCGGGGGCATCCGCAGGACGTTCCAGCAGCTGGACCTGGACTTCGGGGGTAGCAGCAGCGCTGGAGGAAGCAGGCAAGCCATGGTGCTCGTGAACACCGTCGAAGAATTAGAGGCCGGTGCTCTCGCGTCAATTCCTGCACTGGACGTGTTCCCCGTCGGGCCAGCCGTGGTGTCGCTCTTCACTGAGGGCGAGAGCGGCACGAGTGGCACCGCCGCCGCAGTAGGAGATCTCTTTGTGCACGACGAAAATGGTTACATGGAGTGGCTGGACACAAAGCCAGCACGGTCGGTGGTGTACGTGTCGTTCGGGAGCACGGCGGCGGTAAGCAAGCGACAGAAGGACGAGCTGAAGCGAGGCCTCGCCGCGAGCGGCCAGCCGTACCTGTGGGTGGTGCGGAACAACAACAGAGATGATGGCtttgacgacgccggcgacgagcggCGCATGGTGGTTGGGTGGTGCGACAAGGTGCGGGTGCTGTCGCATCCGGCCGTCGGGTGCTTCGTGACGCACTGCGGCTGGAACTCCACGCTGGAGACCGTGGCGTGCGGCGCGCCGGTGGTCGCCGTGCCACAGTGGTCCGACCAGGACACGAACGCGCGCCTGGTCGTCCAGTGGGGAATCGGTGTGCGCGCCGCGACCGACGTTGATAGGGTTCTGTACGGGGAGGAGCTGGCGAGGTGCCTGGAAATGATCATGGGTGACAGGGTGGAGGGCGCCGCCATACGGGCGAGCTCGGCGACGTGGAAGGCGAAGTTGCAGCAAGCGATCGCGGCTGGCGGCTCATCCGGTCGTAATATGAGGACTTTCCTGGACCAATTTGCTAATGATGCTTAGAAGCATTTTTGTACTATGCGTATCATTTTGTTCTACTCCCTCTGCCTCAAAATAaatgtacaaagttgagtcactcatTTTGGACGAAGGGAGTACAATATAAGAGCAACTCTGCTCCTGTAAAAACCTTCCGTCGACGGAGTATTTACTCAGTCCCTTGAATATCTTcccctattttttttctatttttcattaAACAATCCTAGAGCCCTCAAATCATTGTCACGAGCGACGTTGCCCATCACCATTGCCATGTGAGCTTGGTGACCGATGGTGAGGTCCTAGCAGCGGCCGCGCGTGGCGGTGAGACGGCAAGATCatcagtgcagaaccgggctttagtgccggttcgcgacggcctttagtgccggttggcgaaccggcactaaagagtggggactaaaggccccccctttggtaccggttcgtcacgaaccggcgctatagtgcaaacacgtggcacgaggcAGGCCCGTGTGCGGTATTAAACGTTTaggtgtttttttatttttgttttaatttcgtgttttcaatttggctttattttccatttaattcttttttgtttgctggtatttcacgatattacaaattgtacacgttatgcatatatattaaatagattttctcgtacgtagaaccgcatatatatatatatatataatatatcatcgaatgtctcacagccaacaccattaactattcacacatatacacatgtatatacatatacaatttgtactacatgttgccttggtgccttcggagcacgatgacaagtagttcatgggggcggtagcaggtaatagtattctcctttcggatctatgacctggtcgagcaaaaatccggctatttcctcttgaagtgcttgtatgcggtccgatggtaggagcttaacccgcaccgatctgaactgttaagaaggagatcaatatgcatgtgtgttagttgtgtgactagatatcgataatggtgtgaatagtgttctgacaaaaacgtacTCAGTCCTGTCTATCaaatctgctcctttcgcacgtcatcatgcgaatgttctcgcaaacgtagtatgcacacagattattccctttcgcctgcctcagggcctttacgagaatggaattgaatcatataatgattaatcaagcataataattaattaatgatactgaaacaagaattaaagggatggtagctagctagtactacttaattacttaccttgggtcgatgccaaaacaatttttttggccattctcctggagtcaccgcgatgaactttgcccatgccctgcccgccggcaaagaaaattaataaaggggttattaaatagttcatattaggaactaatagttaataatgattgaaattacctgttgactatcaccttcacgatggtgtagtctttatcttttttagttagtgagtccagtaattcaacttttccttcctcaactttaatgtctatcaagacccagtgccaactgcatacgcacaggtttgcatgtcttaattaagcgggcatttgtataaaattaatcaactaccgtaaaccttatacacttaattattagcatctagctagctagtaagaaaaaacagaatttgtagtacaagacagtgtgactcacgggaagttgtaaggaagtagtatatcttcgaaggtattgaggcgcttcaagaactctagcatgctttcctctacagcagcTTTACAATGTTCAATCTaccatatgtcctgattaatggtatttgggtcaatgaacccaacgccatagcgtccagcttttttcatttcatacatcttcatcctgcatataataccacagaaaaataatatagtgaggataattacatgtaatgattgatcaaaattatcactacataactagcttgagacttaaattacagaaagaaatcacttacagacaataacaactgacgatagacttgtcgagtgcgtcttgattaaataactgaaatagttctggatactcaatggccagagctttctcatagtaataatgctcatgcttgacattcaccatgagggattcTCGATTGGAaaccttggtaatgttcatgtaccattgatgcaattgatacattctcattgggaggtccttgaccttgtctggatggaccaaaggtttgccccggacatattgccatgctatttccgattctttaagcgtaggcatgggctcgatttcgaggagttgtccaacagagatattgagcatttgagcctgcattatatgatcctctgttattaccacatcgccatgctgggaaacgctaacggtttgcccacaataatatttggcgcgcgtactactcctctcatgtgttgttggcacaacaagcggggggatcgcttgcgccgcttGTTCTCctaactggggaacggttttctcgcattttttgccagctgcttgttggctcgagcttgagctcgcttccttctgtagtcgtgctcgatgtgccttcctgatttggcgctcatagtccgagtcaacaggcttgggagctggttctctagccatacgaatgaagtggtcaattactttctcaggcactttctcctttggcggcggtgccggtttcggtccaaaatgggcgtccacttgggcttgcactatggctgtgttttgctccttagtcatgtcgtaaggcgtCTGAGGAaggggagcgaggcttggaccatatttatattgcttgccttcgcctgtacttcctgaactacctcgactcgtaccgctatgcaccaaagctgcgggatgtctcttctgcAATTGCTGAGACAGCGGAgatggctgacgtggagttggaccaggagaagtggcctgacgatgtgccggacttgaagcaggaggtgtggcctgacacagtgccggacttgcaaccggagaagtggcatgaggCTGTGCCGGGCTTGAAACTGGAGGAGTCAGCTCATgcattcggggacttggaggaggtggcggacttcaaggaggagtcgtctcacgcgttcgtggacttggaggagcgggagtctgctgactcggtggcagacTTTGAGGAGTCGgcagatgacgcggtgtcggtggacttcgaaagattatgcaatcctttctccataggacgataggatgtatggcctctccgagtgtgcgctcgtcttcacctccaggaatgtcaagcgttagccccgaatatgggtccaccacttcatcaaccatgacacgagcatagccctctggaatcgggatgcaatggtagcttGCTTCGGGGgtcactggaaaagcaacgccgtccgccaccttcatggatatgttcttcattttggagtgtagctcgcagttagtgttctctatgatgtcatccacagggtatttatccagcagtgtgtcgcccggggcagaa
It contains:
- the LOC119335796 gene encoding cyanidin 3-O-rutinoside 5-O-glucosyltransferase-like, with the protein product MAPLHFLVVPFPGQGHINPARALAERLARATPGARVTLSAAVSAHRRMFPSLASPDDEVHDGSISYIPYSDGYDHGFSLFAGDGDEAERYTEVFGRVGRETFAAVMDRLAARGQPVTCVVYAMLMWWAASVARERGVPRALYWIQPATMLAVYYHYFHGYERLVTEHAADPGFTVSMPGLPPMAIRDLPSFFTNLTDGRLVATFGGIRRTFQQLDLDFGGSSSAGGSRQAMVLVNTVEELEAGALASIPALDVFPVGPAVVSLFTEGESGTSGTAAAVGDLFVHDENGYMEWLDTKPARSVVYVSFGSTAAVSKRQKDELKRGLAASGQPYLWVVRNNNRDDGFDDAGDERRMVVGWCDKVRVLSHPAVGCFVTHCGWNSTLETVACGAPVVAVPQWSDQDTNARLVVQWGIGVRAATDVDRVLYGEELARCLEMIMGDRVEGAAIRASSATWKAKLQQAIAAGGSSGRNMRTFLDQFANDA